From the genome of Mycobacterium dioxanotrophicus, one region includes:
- a CDS encoding NAD-dependent protein deacetylase produces MDAPELVALLQGRRVAVLTGAGMSTDSGIPDYRGPDSPPSNPMTIRQFTSDPVFRQRYWARNHIGWRHMDETMPNAGHRALAALESDGVVVGLITQNVDLLHTKAGSRTVVNLHGSYARVVCLDCGHTMSRTALAAALEAANPGFLERAESVGGIAVAPDADAVVADTSSFVIVDCPVCGGMLKPDIVYFGESVPKDRVEQAYSLVDSSDALLVAGSSLTVYSGYRFVRHAVAHGIPVAIINRGHTRGDELAAVKVDAGCSELLTLLAGELVRTCTASPG; encoded by the coding sequence GTGGATGCCCCCGAACTCGTCGCCCTGTTGCAAGGCCGTCGCGTCGCGGTGCTGACCGGCGCGGGCATGTCCACCGACTCGGGCATCCCCGACTACCGGGGCCCGGATTCGCCGCCGAGCAACCCGATGACCATCCGGCAGTTCACCTCCGATCCGGTGTTCCGGCAGCGGTACTGGGCCCGCAATCACATCGGCTGGCGGCATATGGACGAGACGATGCCCAACGCCGGACACCGGGCGCTGGCCGCGCTGGAGTCCGACGGTGTGGTCGTCGGCCTGATCACCCAGAACGTGGACCTCTTGCACACCAAGGCGGGCAGCCGCACGGTGGTGAACCTGCACGGCAGCTACGCCCGGGTGGTGTGCCTGGACTGCGGGCACACCATGTCGCGCACCGCACTGGCCGCTGCGCTCGAAGCCGCCAATCCTGGGTTCCTCGAGCGGGCGGAATCGGTCGGTGGCATCGCGGTGGCCCCCGATGCCGACGCGGTAGTTGCCGACACGTCATCGTTCGTCATCGTCGACTGCCCGGTATGTGGGGGCATGCTCAAGCCCGACATCGTCTATTTTGGGGAAAGCGTCCCCAAAGACCGGGTGGAACAGGCGTATTCACTCGTCGATTCCAGCGATGCGTTGCTGGTGGCCGGTTCGTCGCTCACCGTGTATTCGGGTTACCGGTTCGTCCGCCACGCTGTCGCCCACGGGATCCCGGTGGCGATCATCAACCGGGGCCACACTCGGGGCGACGAACTGGCCGCGGTGAAGGTCGACGCCGGCTGCTCCGAGCTGCTCACCCTGCTCGCCGGCGAGCTGGTCAGAACGTGTACGGCATCGCCCGGATAG
- the ndk gene encoding nucleoside-diphosphate kinase: protein MTERTLVLIKPDGVERHLVGEIIGRIERKGLTLAALELKNVSDELARQHYAEHAEKPFFGSLLEFITSGPVVAAIVEGPRAVAAFRQLAGGTDPVEKALPGTIRGDLALVTQDNLVHGSDSLESAAREIALWFPGESAGE, encoded by the coding sequence GTGACTGAGCGGACCCTCGTGTTGATCAAGCCCGACGGCGTAGAGCGCCACCTGGTCGGGGAGATCATCGGCCGAATCGAACGCAAGGGCCTGACCCTGGCGGCCCTGGAGCTGAAGAACGTCAGCGATGAGCTGGCGCGGCAGCACTACGCCGAGCATGCGGAGAAGCCGTTCTTCGGTTCGCTGCTCGAATTCATCACGTCCGGCCCCGTGGTCGCCGCGATCGTCGAGGGCCCCCGCGCGGTGGCCGCGTTCCGTCAGCTCGCCGGCGGCACCGATCCGGTCGAGAAGGCCCTGCCGGGCACGATCCGCGGCGACCTGGCCCTGGTGACCCAGGACAACCTGGTACACGGCTCGGATTCGCTCGAGTCGGCGGCCCGCGAGATCGCCCTCTGGTTCCCCGGAGAATCTGCCGGGGAGTAA
- a CDS encoding cytochrome P450 — translation MSVSPITPAGSRAYDPIDISSKAFWSTTAAEREKSFALLRDQRPVSWHRPVEDTLMPDPEDPGFWAVTRHADILTVSRDSETFLSGEGVLFDTVPQELLEASQSFLAMDAPRHTLIRKLVHSAFTPRQVARIESSIKDNARQIVQELKAAGSGTDFVEQCAKELPIRTLSDMVGIPESERQQVAHAADALVSWADPVYLDGRNPLEVLGANQFYLHQVAHALAADRRQNPGNDLISALVHAEVDGDRLTDAEVAAFFVLLAVAGNDTTRQATSHALKALTDFGDQRAWLMADFDDRIGGAVEEFVRWATPVMTFRRTAAVDVELAGQHIAAGEKVVMFYASGNWDTEVFEHPELFDLSRKPNPHLGFGGGGRHFCLGAHVARTQLRALFGELLHQLPDIAAGEPAYLQGNFVHAIRAMPYTF, via the coding sequence ATGTCTGTGTCACCGATCACACCAGCCGGTTCGCGCGCCTACGATCCGATCGACATCTCCTCGAAGGCCTTCTGGTCCACCACCGCCGCCGAACGGGAGAAATCGTTCGCCCTGCTGCGGGACCAACGGCCGGTCAGCTGGCATCGGCCGGTCGAGGACACGCTCATGCCCGACCCCGAGGACCCCGGGTTCTGGGCGGTCACCCGGCACGCCGACATCCTCACCGTCAGCCGAGACAGCGAGACATTCCTGTCCGGCGAGGGTGTGCTGTTCGACACGGTGCCGCAGGAGTTGCTGGAGGCGTCGCAATCGTTCCTGGCCATGGATGCGCCGCGGCACACACTGATTCGCAAGCTGGTGCACTCGGCCTTCACACCGCGGCAGGTGGCCCGCATCGAATCCTCGATCAAGGACAACGCCCGCCAGATCGTCCAGGAGCTCAAGGCGGCAGGCAGCGGCACCGATTTCGTCGAGCAGTGCGCGAAGGAACTGCCCATTCGCACACTCTCGGACATGGTCGGCATCCCCGAATCCGAGCGGCAACAGGTGGCGCACGCCGCCGACGCGCTGGTGTCATGGGCCGACCCGGTCTATCTGGACGGGCGCAATCCGCTGGAAGTGCTGGGTGCCAACCAGTTCTACCTGCACCAGGTGGCCCACGCGCTGGCGGCCGATCGGCGGCAGAATCCGGGGAACGATCTGATCAGTGCCCTGGTCCACGCCGAGGTCGACGGGGACCGCCTGACCGATGCCGAGGTCGCGGCGTTCTTCGTGCTGCTCGCCGTCGCGGGCAACGACACCACCCGACAGGCCACCAGCCATGCGCTCAAGGCCCTGACCGACTTCGGGGACCAGCGGGCTTGGCTGATGGCGGATTTCGATGACCGGATCGGCGGCGCGGTCGAGGAGTTCGTGCGCTGGGCGACTCCGGTGATGACCTTCCGCCGCACCGCGGCGGTCGACGTGGAACTCGCCGGCCAGCACATCGCAGCCGGGGAGAAGGTGGTGATGTTCTACGCTTCGGGCAACTGGGACACCGAGGTCTTCGAGCATCCGGAACTCTTCGATCTGAGCCGAAAGCCCAATCCCCACTTGGGTTTCGGCGGCGGTGGACGGCACTTCTGCCTGGGCGCCCACGTCGCGAGAACGCAGCTGCGGGCACTGTTCGGCGAGCTGCTGCACCAACTACCCGACATCGCGGCGGGCGAGCCTGCCTACCTCCAAGGCAATTTCGTGCACGCTATCCGGGCGATGCCGTACACGTTCTGA
- the proB gene encoding glutamate 5-kinase, protein MTGTPSAHREAIRTARSVVVKIGTTALTTSTGVFDAARLAYLVEAIEGRMKAGSDVVIVSSGAIAAGIEPLRLTKRPTDLATKQAAASVGQVALINAWNTAFAAYNRTVGQVLLTAHDISMRVQHNNAQRTLDRLRALHAVAIVNENDTVATNEIRFGDNDRLSALVAQLVGADALVLLSDIDGLYDSDPRKGNARFIPEVAAEGDLDGVVAGRGSHLGTGGMASKLSSALLAADAGVPVLLAAAADAAAALRDASVGTVFAPRPERMSARRFWVRYAAESAGALNLDDGAVRAVIQQRRSLLPAGITQVSGRFHGGDVVDLRAPDGQTVARGVVAYEASELATMMGRSTRDLPVEMRRPAVHADDLVAL, encoded by the coding sequence GTGACCGGCACGCCCTCTGCTCACCGGGAGGCGATCCGCACCGCGCGCAGCGTCGTCGTCAAGATCGGAACCACTGCGCTCACCACATCCACCGGCGTGTTCGACGCGGCCCGCCTGGCGTACCTGGTCGAGGCCATCGAGGGCCGGATGAAGGCCGGCTCGGACGTGGTGATCGTGTCCTCGGGTGCGATCGCCGCAGGCATCGAGCCGTTGCGGCTGACCAAGCGCCCCACGGACCTGGCCACCAAACAGGCCGCCGCCAGCGTCGGCCAGGTGGCGTTGATCAATGCCTGGAACACCGCCTTTGCCGCCTACAACCGGACTGTCGGTCAGGTGTTGCTGACCGCGCACGACATCTCGATGCGGGTGCAGCACAACAACGCCCAACGCACGCTGGACCGGTTGCGGGCACTACACGCGGTGGCGATCGTCAACGAGAACGACACCGTGGCCACCAACGAGATTCGGTTCGGCGACAACGACCGACTCTCGGCGCTGGTGGCGCAACTGGTCGGCGCCGACGCCCTGGTGCTGTTGTCCGACATCGACGGGCTCTACGACTCGGATCCGCGAAAAGGCAACGCGCGCTTCATCCCTGAGGTCGCCGCAGAAGGTGATCTGGACGGCGTCGTCGCGGGCCGGGGCAGCCACCTCGGTACCGGCGGCATGGCCTCGAAGCTGTCGTCGGCCTTGTTGGCCGCGGATGCCGGCGTGCCGGTGCTGCTGGCCGCGGCCGCCGATGCCGCTGCGGCACTGCGTGATGCATCGGTGGGCACGGTCTTCGCACCGCGACCCGAACGGATGTCGGCGCGGCGCTTCTGGGTGCGGTATGCCGCCGAGTCGGCGGGGGCGCTCAACCTGGACGACGGAGCGGTGCGGGCCGTCATCCAGCAGCGCCGATCGCTGCTGCCCGCCGGGATCACCCAGGTGTCCGGCCGGTTCCACGGCGGCGATGTGGTCGATCTGCGTGCGCCCGACGGGCAGACGGTCGCCCGCGGTGTCGTCGCCTACGAGGCATCGGAATTGGCGACCATGATGGGTCGGTCCACTCGTGATCTGCCGGTCGAGATGCGCCGGCCCGCGGTACACGCCGACGATCTGGTCGCGCTCTAG
- a CDS encoding Rne/Rng family ribonuclease: MAEDAHTEDQSTQTPQQDGLPERLRVHSLARVLGTTSRRVLDALAEFDGRHRSAHSTVNKADAERVRAALAPTESVVQPSVVEAVVVESVEPVAVSESVTVTETPATAVAPEPAAESEPPAEPEPVASEPEPEAAEPEPHTAEPEPHTAEPEPEPAPEATQAEAVVVGDEPESRLILETANIPPAREAHTERADYLPLFVAPQPIVFEPVDTDDEDDDFDASSDSDSDGESDDDQADRPAARRRRRGRRGRGRGRGEQSDDNGPESEGETESGDDQAESDDSDDESEDSEESGDEDSAGTDGGTRRRRRRRRRKTGSGDSEDSGSPDDPPNTVVHERAPRAERSDKSSGDESEIQGISGSTRLEAKRQRRRDGRDAGRRRPPILSEAEFLARREAVERTMIVRDKVRTEPPHEGARYTQIAVLEDGVVVEHFVTSAASASLVGNIYLGIVQNVLPSMEAAFVDIGRGRNGVLYAGEVNWEAAGLGGAQRKIEQALKPGDYVVVQVSKDPVGHKGARLTTQVSLAGRYLVYVPGASSTGISRKLPDTERQRLKEILREVVPADAGVIIRTASEGVNEDDIRSDVNRLQERWAGIEAKAAEITEKKAGAAVALYEEPDVLVKVIRDLFNEDFSGLIVSGDDAWNTINSYVNTVAPDLMGRLTKYEAAGADGGSGPDVFAVHRIDEQLAKAMDRKVWLPSGGTLVIDRTEAMTVVDVNTGKFTGSGGNLEQTVTRNNLEAAEEIVRQLRLRDIGGIVVIDFIDMVLESNRDLVLRRLTEALARDRTRHQVSEVTSLGLVQLTRKRLGTGLIEAFSTSCTHCGGRGIVLHGDPVDSVSAGGGGRKSEPASGSGRRSKRGKKTGKPEDVPVVKVPDHPAGEHPMFKAMAAANGRHHDDESPDEHDEHAKEHEELDDLESAEDGVVETAHGDDTAEQVARETAEEDLDDEDSDDEDSDDEDDVDSDEDDDTESDEDDDEADSDDESDEDEIDLDSDDEEVDIDDDIEVIDDDSDDEDDHEVELPQVITVARRPRRRAAARPAGPPAHE, translated from the coding sequence GTGGCCGAAGATGCCCATACCGAAGACCAATCCACCCAGACTCCGCAGCAGGACGGACTCCCAGAACGCCTGAGGGTCCATTCGCTCGCCCGAGTGCTCGGTACCACGAGCCGGCGAGTGCTCGACGCGCTCGCCGAGTTCGACGGACGCCACCGCAGTGCGCACTCGACCGTCAACAAGGCGGACGCCGAGCGGGTCCGTGCGGCGTTGGCCCCGACGGAATCCGTCGTCCAACCTAGCGTGGTCGAGGCCGTCGTGGTCGAGTCCGTCGAGCCGGTCGCGGTGAGCGAGTCCGTCACGGTGACCGAGACGCCCGCGACGGCCGTCGCGCCGGAACCGGCGGCGGAATCCGAACCACCCGCCGAGCCGGAGCCTGTGGCATCAGAACCGGAGCCCGAGGCGGCGGAGCCTGAGCCCCACACAGCGGAACCCGAGCCCCACACAGCGGAACCCGAGCCCGAACCGGCGCCTGAGGCCACGCAGGCTGAGGCCGTCGTCGTGGGTGACGAACCGGAGTCCCGGCTGATCCTGGAGACCGCGAACATCCCTCCGGCGCGGGAGGCACACACCGAACGCGCGGACTACCTGCCGCTGTTCGTCGCGCCCCAGCCGATCGTTTTCGAGCCCGTCGACACCGACGACGAGGACGACGACTTCGATGCGTCCTCCGACAGTGATTCCGATGGCGAATCCGACGACGACCAGGCCGACCGGCCTGCCGCGCGCCGACGCCGCCGCGGCCGCCGGGGGCGGGGTCGCGGCCGGGGCGAACAGAGCGACGACAACGGCCCGGAGTCGGAGGGCGAGACCGAATCCGGTGACGATCAGGCCGAGTCCGACGACTCCGACGACGAGTCCGAGGACTCCGAAGAAAGCGGCGACGAGGACAGCGCCGGCACCGACGGTGGCACCCGCAGGCGGCGGCGTCGCCGGCGCCGCAAGACCGGCTCGGGTGATTCCGAGGACAGCGGTTCGCCCGATGACCCGCCCAACACCGTCGTGCACGAGCGGGCTCCGCGTGCCGAGCGGTCGGACAAGTCCTCCGGAGACGAATCCGAGATCCAGGGCATTTCCGGGTCGACCCGGCTGGAGGCCAAGCGCCAACGCCGGCGTGACGGCCGCGACGCCGGACGGCGCCGCCCGCCGATCCTGAGCGAAGCCGAGTTCCTGGCGCGCCGTGAGGCCGTCGAGCGCACGATGATCGTTCGCGACAAGGTGCGCACCGAACCGCCGCACGAAGGCGCCCGCTACACCCAGATCGCGGTGCTCGAAGACGGTGTGGTGGTCGAGCACTTTGTGACCTCTGCCGCGTCGGCATCGTTGGTCGGCAACATCTACCTGGGCATCGTGCAGAACGTGTTGCCCTCGATGGAGGCTGCGTTCGTCGACATCGGTCGTGGCCGCAACGGTGTGCTCTACGCCGGTGAGGTGAACTGGGAGGCCGCAGGCCTCGGCGGAGCTCAGCGCAAGATCGAGCAGGCCCTCAAGCCCGGCGACTATGTCGTCGTCCAGGTCAGCAAGGATCCGGTCGGACACAAGGGAGCGCGGCTCACCACGCAGGTGTCGCTGGCCGGGCGCTATCTGGTCTACGTCCCCGGGGCGTCCTCGACGGGCATCAGCCGCAAGCTGCCCGACACCGAGCGGCAGCGCCTCAAGGAGATCCTGCGGGAAGTGGTCCCGGCCGATGCCGGCGTCATCATCCGCACCGCCTCCGAAGGCGTCAACGAAGACGACATCCGCTCCGACGTGAACCGGCTCCAGGAGCGCTGGGCCGGGATCGAGGCCAAGGCCGCCGAGATCACCGAGAAGAAGGCCGGCGCCGCCGTCGCCCTCTACGAGGAGCCCGATGTGCTCGTGAAGGTCATCCGTGACCTGTTCAACGAAGACTTCTCCGGCTTGATCGTGTCCGGCGACGACGCGTGGAACACCATCAACTCCTACGTCAACACCGTGGCCCCCGATCTGATGGGCCGGTTGACCAAGTACGAGGCCGCAGGCGCCGACGGCGGGTCCGGCCCGGACGTGTTCGCCGTGCACCGCATCGACGAGCAGTTGGCCAAGGCCATGGACCGCAAGGTGTGGCTGCCTTCGGGCGGCACCCTGGTCATCGACCGCACCGAGGCGATGACCGTCGTCGACGTCAACACCGGCAAGTTCACCGGCTCGGGTGGCAACCTCGAACAGACCGTCACCCGCAACAACCTGGAAGCCGCGGAGGAGATCGTCCGGCAGCTGCGGCTGCGCGACATCGGCGGCATCGTCGTGATCGACTTCATCGACATGGTGCTGGAGTCCAACCGTGATCTGGTGCTGCGGCGGCTGACCGAGGCGCTGGCCCGGGACCGCACGCGCCACCAGGTTTCCGAGGTGACCTCACTGGGCTTGGTGCAGCTGACGCGAAAGCGGTTGGGAACAGGGCTGATCGAGGCGTTCTCCACCTCGTGCACGCACTGCGGTGGCCGCGGGATCGTGCTCCACGGCGACCCGGTCGACTCCGTGTCGGCAGGCGGCGGTGGGCGCAAGTCCGAGCCCGCCAGTGGCAGTGGACGGCGCAGCAAGCGTGGCAAGAAGACCGGCAAGCCCGAGGACGTTCCGGTGGTCAAGGTGCCCGACCATCCGGCCGGCGAGCATCCGATGTTCAAGGCCATGGCTGCGGCCAACGGTCGCCATCACGACGACGAGTCGCCCGATGAGCACGATGAGCACGCCAAGGAGCACGAGGAACTCGACGACCTCGAGAGCGCCGAGGACGGCGTGGTCGAGACCGCCCACGGCGACGACACCGCCGAGCAGGTGGCGCGTGAGACGGCCGAGGAAGACCTCGACGACGAAGACTCGGACGACGAGGACTCCGACGACGAAGACGATGTCGACTCCGATGAGGACGATGACACCGAGTCCGACGAGGACGACGACGAAGCCGACTCCGACGACGAGTCGGACGAGGACGAGATCGACCTGGACTCCGATGACGAGGAAGTCGACATCGACGATGACATCGAGGTCATCGATGACGACTCCGATGACGAGGACGACCACGAGGTTGAACTTCCGCAGGTGATCACCGTCGCCCGCCGGCCGCGTCGCCGGGCAGCGGCTCGACCCGCGGGCCCCCCCGCCCATGAGTAG
- the rplU gene encoding 50S ribosomal protein L21, whose amino-acid sequence MATYAIVKTGGKQYKVAAGDVVKVEKLDAEPGASVSLPVALVVDGAKVTSKADDLAKVAVTGEVLEHTKGPKIRIHKFKNKTGYHKRQGHRQQLTVLKVTGIK is encoded by the coding sequence ATGGCGACATACGCAATCGTCAAGACCGGCGGCAAGCAGTACAAGGTTGCAGCCGGTGACGTGGTGAAGGTTGAGAAGCTCGACGCCGAGCCTGGCGCGTCTGTGTCGCTGCCGGTCGCGCTGGTGGTCGATGGCGCCAAGGTCACGAGCAAGGCCGACGACCTGGCCAAGGTCGCCGTGACCGGCGAGGTTCTGGAGCACACCAAGGGCCCCAAGATCCGTATCCACAAGTTCAAGAACAAGACCGGCTACCACAAGCGCCAGGGGCACCGTCAGCAGCTGACCGTGCTCAAGGTCACCGGCATCAAGTGA
- the obgE gene encoding GTPase ObgE: MSRFVDRVVIHARAGNGGNGCASVHREKFKPLGGPDGGNGGRGGSVVLVVDPQVHTLLDFHFHPHVAAPSGKQGAGSNRDGASGADLEVRVPDGTVVLDEDGRMLADLVGAGSRFEAAAGGRGGLGNAALASRARKAPGFALLGEKGQARDLTLELKTVADVGLIGFPSAGKSSLVSAISAAKPKIADYPFTTLVPNLGVVSAGDHTYTVADVPGLIPGASEGRGLGLEFLRHLERCAVLVHVVDCATMEPGRDPISDIDALEAELAAYTPTLQGDSALGDLASRPRAVVLNKIDVPDAHELADFVRDEVARRFGWPVFEVSTVSRAGLRPLTFALWDMVKAYRDAQPEIAPRRPVIRPIAIDESGFTVSSDGQGGFIVRGVRPERWIAQTDFGNDEAVGYLGDRLARLGVEDELFKRGARPGCAVTIGDMTFDWEPQTPAGIDMPLTGRGTDIRLEQTDRVGAAERKAARRERRRSGSEDE, from the coding sequence ATGTCCCGGTTTGTCGACCGCGTCGTCATCCACGCGCGGGCCGGTAACGGCGGCAATGGGTGCGCCTCGGTGCACCGCGAGAAATTCAAACCCCTCGGTGGCCCTGACGGCGGCAACGGTGGTCGTGGCGGCAGCGTCGTCCTCGTTGTAGACCCGCAGGTGCACACCCTGCTGGACTTTCACTTTCATCCGCATGTCGCGGCGCCCTCCGGTAAGCAGGGCGCTGGCAGCAACCGTGACGGCGCATCGGGCGCCGATCTCGAAGTACGCGTACCCGACGGCACCGTCGTCCTCGACGAAGACGGGCGCATGCTCGCCGACCTGGTCGGAGCGGGCAGCCGTTTCGAAGCCGCCGCGGGCGGTCGGGGCGGTCTGGGTAATGCCGCGTTGGCGTCCCGGGCCCGCAAGGCCCCCGGCTTCGCCCTCCTCGGTGAGAAGGGCCAGGCCCGCGATCTCACCCTGGAACTCAAGACCGTCGCCGATGTCGGCCTGATCGGATTCCCGTCGGCAGGCAAATCCTCACTGGTGTCCGCGATTTCCGCGGCCAAACCGAAGATCGCCGACTATCCGTTCACCACCCTCGTGCCGAATCTCGGCGTGGTGTCGGCCGGCGACCACACCTACACGGTGGCCGATGTCCCCGGTCTCATCCCCGGCGCATCCGAAGGACGCGGGCTGGGCCTGGAATTCCTGCGGCATCTGGAGCGCTGCGCGGTGCTCGTGCATGTCGTGGACTGCGCCACAATGGAACCCGGCCGCGACCCGATCTCCGACATCGATGCGCTCGAGGCCGAACTGGCCGCATACACCCCTACCCTGCAAGGCGATTCGGCTCTGGGGGACCTGGCCTCGCGGCCGCGCGCGGTGGTGCTCAACAAGATCGACGTTCCGGACGCGCATGAGCTCGCCGACTTCGTCCGCGACGAGGTGGCCCGCCGGTTCGGCTGGCCGGTGTTCGAGGTGTCGACCGTGAGCCGCGCGGGCTTGCGCCCCTTGACCTTTGCGTTGTGGGACATGGTGAAGGCCTACCGCGACGCGCAGCCCGAGATCGCACCGCGACGCCCGGTGATCCGGCCCATCGCCATCGACGAGAGCGGGTTCACCGTGTCCTCCGATGGCCAAGGTGGCTTCATCGTTCGCGGTGTGCGTCCTGAACGCTGGATTGCGCAAACCGATTTCGGCAACGACGAGGCCGTCGGCTATCTCGGTGATCGGCTGGCCCGGCTGGGTGTCGAGGACGAGTTGTTCAAGCGTGGTGCGCGGCCGGGTTGCGCGGTGACCATCGGGGACATGACATTCGACTGGGAGCCGCAGACCCCGGCCGGCATCGACATGCCGCTGACCGGCCGCGGCACCGACATCCGGCTGGAGCAGACAGACCGGGTCGGAGCCGCTGAGCGCAAGGCCGCCCGTCGTGAGCGGCGCAGGTCCGGAAGCGAGGACGAGTGA
- a CDS encoding TetR/AcrR family transcriptional regulator encodes MASVTRKPQANREERRGQIERQLLDATDRLMADGTSFTELSVDRLSTEAGISRASFYIYFEDKGHLLRRLATQVFADLSGAAAQWWEVADRTDPSDVYAAMAGIIASYRSHQPVLIALNEMSGYDPLVGETYRELLVGIAAQLTRVIEAGQAAGAIRAQLSAQTTASTLTWMVERTCHQNLPSQPGSYDAELARTLTDIIWGALYLQAPEL; translated from the coding sequence ATGGCATCGGTGACCCGGAAACCGCAGGCCAACCGTGAAGAGCGGCGCGGACAGATCGAGCGGCAGCTTCTGGACGCCACCGATCGGTTGATGGCCGACGGCACGAGCTTCACCGAGCTCAGCGTGGACCGGCTTTCCACCGAGGCAGGAATCTCGCGGGCCAGCTTCTACATCTACTTCGAAGACAAGGGCCACCTCCTGCGGCGGCTGGCCACCCAGGTGTTCGCCGATCTGTCCGGCGCCGCGGCGCAGTGGTGGGAAGTAGCCGACCGCACCGATCCCTCCGACGTGTACGCCGCCATGGCAGGCATCATCGCGAGCTACCGAAGCCACCAGCCAGTGCTTATCGCGCTCAACGAGATGTCCGGTTACGACCCCTTGGTCGGCGAAACCTATCGCGAGCTGCTCGTCGGGATCGCGGCCCAGCTCACCCGGGTCATCGAAGCCGGGCAGGCCGCCGGGGCCATCCGGGCACAGCTGTCCGCCCAGACCACCGCCAGCACGCTGACCTGGATGGTGGAACGCACCTGCCACCAGAATCTGCCGTCACAGCCCGGCTCCTACGATGCCGAACTTGCCCGCACCCTCACCGACATCATCTGGGGTGCGCTCTATCTGCAGGCTCCCGAGTTGTGA
- the rpmA gene encoding 50S ribosomal protein L27, with protein sequence MAHKKGASSSRNGRESAAQRLGVKRFGGQVVKAGEIIVRQRGTHFHPGVNVGRGGDDTLFALAPGAVEFGSKRGRKNVNIVPVARPEA encoded by the coding sequence ATGGCACACAAAAAGGGCGCTTCCAGCTCGCGTAACGGCCGTGAATCCGCAGCACAGCGGCTCGGCGTCAAGCGCTTCGGCGGCCAGGTCGTCAAGGCCGGCGAGATCATCGTCCGCCAGCGCGGCACCCACTTCCACCCCGGGGTGAACGTCGGCCGTGGTGGCGACGACACGCTGTTCGCGCTGGCCCCCGGCGCTGTGGAGTTCGGCTCCAAGCGTGGCCGCAAGAACGTGAACATCGTTCCCGTGGCGCGCCCGGAGGCCTGA